A single region of the Biomphalaria glabrata chromosome 15, xgBioGlab47.1, whole genome shotgun sequence genome encodes:
- the LOC106055799 gene encoding neuronal acetylcholine receptor subunit beta-3-like yields MLFSLLKQALLALVLIVSLVCTSKGQPQGNRIGEVYYEEDLITRLLSRYVKEARPVLHPNDAVSVSVKFSFVRIEDLDESTDTFSASMFIVQMWNDPRLKWNISEFGGVRNVRLPANKLWVPDLVLYNVAHRSPPQSLYEETVTVTSDGSIVWVPMLTLHSTCPMDLRDFPYDVQTCSLVFGSWMHTSWEMNVTFISKKTEMDVVLNEEDSSYLVHPHPQWELVNNKAHAKLSSKKYECCPQPFTLITVSVQLKRRPQFYRYLTVGPAAILGLLVPVIYLVPAPRHDKMLFGLLLLLCLTVLLAILQQAIPFDHGSLPKICSFYLGTMILTCMSIVTSVIVTNVSIRGVRRKPLPAWIHAIFLGRRSLRRLICLGDYGPINNLYASEIQTQNQGLQDVENVSEQLLPNVEEGNRDRTLVQISKYIKYIVGKMAADISYENINQEWEELGRVIDRCLFLAFFALYIFTASSLL; encoded by the exons atgttgttttctttattgAAACAAGCTCTTCTGGCCTTGGTTTTAATAGTTTCACTTGTTTGCACTAGTAAAG GCCAGCCACAAGGAAACAGAATTGGTGAGGTTTACTATGAAGAAGACTTGATCACTCGCCTGCTTAGCCGCTATGTGAAGGAGGCCAGACCAGTTCTTCATCCCAACGATGCTGTTTCTGTCTCTGtgaaattttcatttgttagaaTAGAGGACTTG GATGAATCAACAGATACATTTTCAGCATCTATGTTCATTGTTCAG ATGTGGAATGATCCTAGGCTGAAGTGGAATATCTCAGAGTTTGGTGGAGTGAGAAATGTTCGTTTACCTGCTAATAAGCTTTGGGTTCCAGATCTTGTCCTTTATAATGT TGCTCACCGCAGCCCTCCACAATCTCTCTACGAGGAGACGGTGACAGTCACGTCAGATGGCAGCATAGTCTGGGTGCCAATGCTAACATTGCACAGTACCTGCCCCATGGACCTGAGAGACTTCCCTTATGATGTGCAGACCTGCAGTCTAGTCTTTGGCTCCTGGATGCATACAAGCTGGGAAATGAATGTCACT ttcatctcaaagaaaactgaaatggaTGTTGTGCTGAATGAAGAGGACTCCTCCTATCTGGTGCACCCACACCCTCAGTGGGAACTGGTCAACAATAAAGCACATGCCAAGCTGTCTTCCAAAAAGTATGAGTGCTGTCCACAGCCTTTCACTTTAATCACTGTCTCTGTTCAGCTGAAACGACGGCCTCAGTTCTACCGCTACCTCACTGTTGGACCAGCCGCCATACTAGGTCTTTTGGTGCCAGTCATTTATCTTGTGCCTGCACCGCGTCATGACAAAATGTTGTTTG GTCTCTTGTTGCTGTTGTGTCTTACTGTTCTGTTGGCAATTCTGCAACAGGCTATACCCTTTGACCATGGGTCCTTGCCAAAAATAT GTTCATTTTATCTTGGAACCATGATACTAACTTGTATGAGCATCGTGACCTCTGTCATAGTGACAAATGTCAGCATCAGAGGAGTGAGGCGCAAACCCTTACCTGCTTGGATACATGCT ATTTTTCTTGGGAGACGAAGCTTGCGTCGTCTGATATGCCTGGGGGATTATGGACCTATCAATAACCTTTATGCTTCTGAGATCCAAACTCAGAATCAAGGCCTGCAGGATGTTGAAAATGTTAGTGAGCAACTTCTGCCCAACGTTGAAGAAGGAAACAGGGACAGAACTCTGGTTCAAATCAGCAAGTATATTAAGTACATTGTTGGCAAAATGGCGGCTGACATCTCCTACGAGAACATCAACCAGGAGTGGGAAGAGCTTGGCCGAGTGATTGACAGGTGTTTGTTTTTGGCATTTTTTGCTCTCTACATTTTTACAGCCTCATCTTTgttataa
- the LOC106055808 gene encoding myosin essential light chain, striated adductor muscle-like: protein MATDLSRDEIEEIREVFELYDFWDGRDGEVDAFKTGHMLYCLGLNPTLETVRKNGGTDKLGEKAYKLEEFLPIYSAVSKEKDTGTFADFNEAFKTFDREGQGFISAAEMRHVLTCLGEKLKDEEVDDIIKATDTREDLDGNVKYEDFIQKVLKGPE from the exons AAATCCGTGAGGTGTTCGAACTCTACGACTTCTGGGATGGCCGTGATGGGGAGGTCGATGCCTTCAAAACTGGGCACATGCTGTACTGCTTGGGTTTGAATCCAACCCTGGAGACAGTCAGAAAGAATGGAGGAACCGACAAATTAG gTGAGAAGGCATATAAGCTGGAAGAGTTCTTGCCCATTTACTCTGCTGTTTCAAAGGAAAAAGACACTGGTACCTTTGCTGACTTCAATGAAGCTTTCAAAACTTTCGACAGAGAGGGCCAGGGTTTCATTTCTGCTGCTGAAATGAGACACGTTCTTACATGCTTAG GTGAGAAACTCAAGGATGAGGAAGTGGATGATATTATCAAGGCCACCGACACCAGGGAAGATTTGGACGGAAATGTTAAATACGAAG ATTTTATCCAGAAAGTATTGAAAGGCCcagaataa